One window from the genome of Planctomycetia bacterium encodes:
- the tig gene encoding trigger factor translates to MASEVLETPASTEPEKPKPLTQEVTIQDAGPCLKHVKVVVAANDISERVQSKFKEMMPEVHTPGFRPGKAPRKLVEKQFHKEVTDQLKGELLLQSLEQLADDYKLNPISQPQIDPFKVDMPKDGALTYEFDVEVAPEFDLPDYKGLKIKRPTRTFTDADIADAQTKFLRRFATTEDKDGPAAMDDIVVADVVVKDGDNQLSTFENLQLRVDPQLAFKDGIAEQFGKSIVGAKPGDEKIADITLSNALADENLRGKKVKGHFSIKSVSKVVMPELSEAFLSELGVDNADGLKEKIKEALERQLQYEQRQQARSQVLEILAGSATWDLPLDLLRRQASKTLNRRVMEMRSSGFSEPEIRSQLALLQQDAMATTARGLKEYFVLQKISEVEKIDVEDDDITQEIETMAEASDESPRKVRARIERENMMEALMTQVLERKTLDFVLSSAVYEDVPLDAKPMANVASIEGSASGSEEEVLPALETAETEKEKE, encoded by the coding sequence ATGGCGAGCGAAGTCCTTGAGACACCTGCAAGCACCGAGCCTGAGAAGCCCAAGCCGCTCACCCAGGAAGTTACCATTCAGGATGCCGGCCCCTGCCTGAAGCATGTCAAGGTAGTGGTGGCTGCCAACGACATCAGCGAGCGCGTTCAAAGCAAATTCAAGGAAATGATGCCAGAAGTGCACACCCCCGGCTTCCGCCCAGGCAAGGCCCCTCGCAAGCTGGTCGAAAAGCAGTTCCACAAGGAAGTGACAGATCAGCTCAAAGGCGAACTGCTGCTCCAGAGCCTGGAACAACTGGCTGATGATTACAAGCTCAACCCCATTTCTCAGCCTCAGATTGATCCGTTCAAGGTCGATATGCCCAAAGACGGGGCACTCACCTATGAATTTGATGTCGAAGTCGCACCGGAGTTCGATCTGCCCGATTACAAGGGGCTGAAGATCAAGCGGCCAACCCGAACCTTCACTGATGCTGACATTGCCGACGCCCAGACCAAGTTCCTGCGTCGCTTTGCTACCACCGAAGACAAAGATGGCCCTGCTGCTATGGATGACATTGTCGTCGCTGATGTCGTAGTGAAAGACGGCGACAACCAGCTTTCCACCTTCGAAAACCTGCAGCTGCGAGTCGATCCTCAGTTGGCCTTCAAGGATGGCATCGCTGAGCAGTTTGGCAAGAGCATCGTAGGCGCCAAGCCAGGCGATGAGAAAATCGCTGACATCACTCTTTCCAACGCACTGGCTGATGAAAACCTGCGTGGCAAGAAGGTGAAAGGCCATTTCAGCATCAAGAGCGTTTCCAAAGTCGTGATGCCTGAACTGAGCGAAGCATTCCTCAGCGAACTGGGTGTAGACAACGCCGATGGACTGAAGGAAAAGATCAAGGAAGCACTCGAACGCCAGTTGCAGTATGAACAGCGCCAGCAGGCCCGCAGCCAGGTGCTCGAAATCCTGGCTGGTTCCGCCACCTGGGATCTTCCCCTTGATCTGCTCCGCCGTCAGGCTTCCAAGACCCTCAATCGCCGCGTCATGGAAATGCGTAGCTCAGGCTTCTCGGAACCAGAAATTCGCAGCCAGCTGGCACTCCTTCAGCAGGATGCGATGGCCACCACAGCTCGTGGCTTGAAAGAATACTTCGTTCTGCAGAAGATTTCCGAAGTTGAGAAGATTGATGTTGAAGATGATGACATCACGCAGGAAATCGAAACCATGGCTGAGGCCAGTGATGAATCGCCTCGCAAGGTGCGTGCCCGCATTGAACGTGAGAACATGATGGAAGCCCTCATGACTCAAGTTCTCGAACGCAAGACCCTCGACTTCGTCCTCTCCAGTGCGGTCTATGAAGATGTTCCCCTGGATGCCAAGCCCATGGCGAATGTTGCCTCCATCGAAGGCAGTGCATCAGGCAGCGAGGAAGAAGTGCTTCCTGCTCTGGAAACCGCTGAAACCGAGAAAGAAAAAGAGTAA
- a CDS encoding TraR/DksA C4-type zinc finger protein gives MARNDALLKLHQRLVERRDSLRAILARDLADLNIGDSTGDEADAAFDSGAEEVNSSLAEIESRELTLIEKAISKLKHGTYGICEHCSKKIVVARLNALPYSVYCMPCQRELERNPADFHDNRRGNWENVYDSARRYHDEPSKLDLAALEHD, from the coding sequence ATGGCACGAAATGATGCTTTACTGAAGCTTCATCAGCGCCTGGTTGAACGTCGAGATTCTCTCCGCGCCATCCTGGCACGGGATTTGGCCGATTTGAATATAGGCGATTCAACGGGCGATGAAGCCGACGCTGCGTTTGACAGCGGCGCTGAGGAAGTGAACAGCTCCCTTGCGGAGATCGAATCTCGTGAGCTGACGCTCATCGAGAAGGCGATTTCCAAGCTTAAACACGGGACCTACGGTATCTGCGAGCATTGCTCGAAGAAAATCGTAGTGGCACGGCTGAATGCACTGCCTTACAGTGTGTATTGCATGCCCTGTCAGCGGGAACTCGAAAGGAACCCAGCTGATTTCCATGACAATCGACGTGGTAACTGGGAAAATGTCTACGATTCTGCCCGTCGTTACCACGACGAACCCAGCAAGCTCGATCTGGCTGCGCTGGAACATGACTAA
- a CDS encoding trypsin-like peptidase domain-containing protein gives MIRLLIITAVFCISSSWSIAQSPPVVTDVVALSERFQLVARKLAPSVVSIEARKTQTVQSVKKQLEDSGSGVIVKLDNRPGYYVFTNNHIVEYSQPENIILQLADGKLIKPKKVWTYPAADIAVLHLDTNDNLASAAIGNSDELQQGQWILAIGSPFGLSQSLTHGIVSALGRGQVSLGSEIHIKDFIQSDAAINPGSSGGPLINLKGEVVGINTAIASPSGGSNGISFSIPINYFKKAAEQLIDKGFVSRGYIGVQLAVSLEPFEALKLGLDRGWGALIEDVRRDGPAGNAGLQRGDVILEVNQQVIRNENHCINMISSLPIGKPATFVVWRERRRVVVQCPIEDYSVRFPNIRK, from the coding sequence ATGATTCGCCTGCTGATAATCACCGCAGTCTTCTGCATCTCCAGTTCGTGGAGTATTGCCCAATCGCCACCGGTTGTCACCGATGTGGTAGCACTCAGCGAACGTTTCCAATTGGTTGCCAGGAAGCTGGCTCCATCGGTGGTTTCCATCGAAGCGCGTAAAACACAAACTGTCCAAAGCGTCAAGAAGCAACTGGAAGATTCAGGATCGGGCGTCATTGTCAAACTCGATAACCGGCCAGGCTACTATGTCTTTACCAACAACCATATTGTCGAGTATTCGCAACCTGAGAATATCATTCTGCAACTGGCGGATGGCAAGCTGATCAAACCCAAAAAGGTCTGGACGTACCCTGCTGCAGATATTGCTGTGCTGCATCTTGATACCAATGATAACCTTGCTTCTGCAGCTATTGGGAACAGCGATGAGTTACAACAGGGGCAATGGATACTGGCCATCGGTTCGCCATTCGGTCTCAGCCAATCTCTTACGCATGGCATCGTCAGTGCTTTGGGGCGTGGACAGGTCAGCCTGGGTTCCGAGATTCACATCAAGGATTTCATTCAAAGCGATGCAGCGATCAACCCCGGTTCCAGTGGCGGGCCATTGATCAATCTCAAGGGCGAAGTGGTCGGCATCAACACCGCTATTGCATCGCCCAGTGGTGGCAGCAATGGTATTTCCTTCAGCATTCCCATCAATTATTTCAAGAAGGCTGCAGAGCAATTGATTGACAAGGGCTTTGTATCACGAGGTTACATTGGCGTACAACTGGCGGTTTCACTGGAACCCTTTGAGGCACTGAAGTTGGGACTCGACCGAGGCTGGGGAGCCTTGATTGAAGATGTCCGCCGCGATGGCCCGGCTGGTAATGCCGGGTTGCAGCGAGGTGATGTTATTCTGGAGGTGAATCAGCAGGTTATTCGCAATGAAAACCACTGTATTAACATGATCAGCAGTTTGCCCATCGGCAAACCAGCCACGTTTGTGGTCTGGCGGGAACGACGCAGGGTAGTGGTTCAGTGCCCGATTGAAGATTATTCGGTTCGGTTTCCCAATATTCGAAAGTAA
- a CDS encoding MBL fold metallo-hydrolase gives MPSGRSLTFLGTGTSTGVPVLGCDCKVCTSTNPCNHRYRSSVLLNVPQGRILIDTPPELRLSLLREKVPFVHAILLTHFHVDHLYGLDDVRLFPRHLERPLQVYCNEETEAVVRKVFAYAFADGVEHLPRGMLPQIQFIRVEPGVPFEVLGEKITPVYLEHGRFNVLGYRIHNLAYCTDVSRIPNNSKDLLTGLDTLILDSLRRRHHPAHLSLEQAIDTVRELQPSKAYFTHISHEMDHAEISNELPEHIKLAYDGLKVDF, from the coding sequence ATGCCATCAGGTCGTTCACTTACATTTCTCGGTACAGGTACGTCAACCGGTGTTCCTGTTCTCGGTTGCGATTGCAAGGTGTGTACCTCCACCAACCCATGCAACCATCGTTATCGCAGCAGCGTGCTACTGAATGTACCGCAAGGCAGAATCCTCATCGATACACCGCCTGAACTGCGTCTGTCGCTGCTGCGTGAGAAAGTGCCTTTCGTTCACGCTATCCTGCTCACCCATTTCCACGTCGACCATCTCTATGGCCTGGATGATGTCAGGCTGTTTCCCCGTCATCTGGAAAGACCGCTGCAGGTTTACTGCAATGAGGAAACTGAAGCGGTAGTCCGCAAGGTCTTCGCCTATGCCTTTGCCGACGGCGTGGAGCATCTGCCTCGAGGTATGTTGCCGCAGATTCAGTTTATTCGAGTTGAACCGGGCGTTCCGTTTGAAGTGCTGGGCGAAAAAATCACACCGGTATACCTGGAGCATGGAAGGTTCAATGTGCTCGGCTACCGCATCCACAACCTCGCCTATTGCACGGATGTCAGCAGAATACCCAACAACAGCAAAGATCTACTCACCGGGCTGGATACGCTGATTCTAGATTCACTACGGCGTCGGCATCATCCCGCCCATCTTTCGCTGGAACAGGCAATTGATACGGTGCGGGAACTGCAACCGAGCAAGGCTTATTTCACGCACATCAGCCATGAAATGGATCATGCCGAAATCAGCAACGAATTGCCAGAGCATATTAAGTTGGCATACGACGGGTTAAAAGTGGATTTCTAA
- a CDS encoding NTP transferase domain-containing protein, whose amino-acid sequence MATHAIIMAGGGGTRFWPRSRAARPKQFLKLTGDRSLIQIAFDRIEAIARPEHRWVVTGSSMASLVHEQLPDLLPDRLVPEPMGRDTAACIGVAAALVAQADPDAVMVVTPADHVIEPIALFQKVVSAAVELTQEHPQALVTFGIPPTYAATGFGYIERGEKLPGRSGVEAFRIKAFKEKPDAVTAQQYINAGCFYWNSGIFVWRAATILAELKRLHPTLHDAVQRIAAAWPTPDRLEVFRREFEPLKRISIDYAVMEHCQQGLVLPAPFSWDDVGSWQALERHFPQDELHNTVIGAEHIKLDTSRCIVMGDHTTGQIIATVGVEDLLIVREGPYTLIARRDDEAGIKKLVEHLKEKKREDLL is encoded by the coding sequence ATGGCTACTCACGCGATCATCATGGCAGGTGGAGGCGGAACGCGGTTCTGGCCACGCAGTCGGGCTGCCAGACCCAAGCAGTTTTTGAAACTGACTGGCGACCGTTCGCTCATTCAAATTGCCTTTGACCGGATAGAAGCGATAGCCAGGCCGGAACATCGCTGGGTCGTCACGGGCAGCAGCATGGCAAGCCTGGTGCATGAACAGTTGCCTGACTTGCTGCCAGATCGCTTGGTGCCTGAACCGATGGGGCGCGATACCGCAGCCTGCATCGGCGTGGCTGCTGCACTCGTTGCCCAGGCCGATCCTGATGCGGTCATGGTGGTAACCCCGGCAGATCATGTCATTGAGCCGATTGCATTGTTTCAAAAGGTAGTCTCTGCAGCGGTGGAACTCACCCAGGAACATCCACAGGCATTGGTAACATTCGGTATTCCGCCAACCTATGCCGCAACAGGCTTTGGCTACATCGAACGAGGAGAAAAGTTGCCAGGCCGCAGCGGCGTCGAAGCTTTTCGCATCAAGGCATTCAAGGAAAAACCCGATGCGGTAACAGCACAGCAGTATATCAATGCGGGTTGTTTTTACTGGAATTCCGGCATCTTTGTCTGGCGTGCTGCCACGATTCTGGCTGAACTGAAGCGGCTGCATCCCACCTTGCATGATGCGGTACAGCGAATCGCAGCAGCCTGGCCCACGCCCGATCGGCTGGAAGTCTTTCGCAGGGAATTTGAACCGCTCAAACGCATCAGCATTGATTATGCCGTAATGGAACATTGCCAGCAGGGTCTGGTGCTACCTGCCCCATTCAGTTGGGATGATGTAGGAAGCTGGCAGGCCCTGGAACGACACTTCCCGCAGGATGAACTTCACAACACGGTCATCGGCGCTGAGCATATCAAGCTCGATACCAGTCGATGCATTGTGATGGGTGACCACACTACCGGCCAGATCATCGCCACGGTGGGTGTGGAGGATTTACTGATCGTTCGCGAAGGCCCCTACACGCTGATTGCCCGTCGCGATGATGAAGCGGGCATCAAAAAACTGGTCGAGCATCTCAAGGAGAAAAAACGGGAAGATTTGCTTTAA
- a CDS encoding MFS transporter: MNSGNMRLFIACFIALIATSFGFIIRALTMDTWAAEFGFSETQKGEIFGVGLWPFAISIVLFSLIIDKIGYGKAMFFAFICHLGSIALTIYAYKFKPAAGLPAAEADQMRQSAYWILYFANFIVALANGTVEAVINPVVATMFSRDKTKWLNILHAGWPGGLVLAGLLVIGMKNYAPELQLIPDAPVWCTRVLLLAIPVVLYGLLMLGCKFPVNERVAAGVSYRDMLKEVGFLGALVVTSLIVFEVTRVLEGMDAVKLFGGAEWSKVVYTLELGKFQFPIEMKLAVKLGIILGISLLFGLWVLSLGRFMFFFLMLIMIPLAITELGTDTWITSLMEPEMAALGISMGVGKLDPAWVLIYTSAIMMILRLFFAGPIVHKLTPLGLLAVSALIAAVGLMALSKSTGIMILVAATLYGFGKTFFWPTMLGVVSEQFPKGGALTLNMMGGVGMLGVGVLGAALLGNIQDQNIDSTLKKEHTALHDKVMGQTKASLFGPYQPIDNDKLAKLSDDDKKTVKDIQDGSKKSALFSLTDISVVVFPIFMLVCYLILILYFKGRGGYKAELLPTGQPAGGFH; this comes from the coding sequence ATGAACAGTGGAAATATGCGGCTTTTTATTGCGTGCTTCATTGCACTCATTGCCACGTCGTTTGGTTTCATCATTCGTGCCCTGACGATGGATACCTGGGCAGCCGAATTTGGCTTCAGCGAAACACAGAAAGGTGAAATCTTCGGCGTTGGCCTCTGGCCCTTCGCGATCAGTATCGTTCTCTTCAGCCTGATCATCGACAAAATCGGTTATGGAAAGGCAATGTTCTTTGCCTTCATCTGTCACCTTGGTTCCATTGCCCTCACCATCTACGCTTACAAATTCAAGCCTGCCGCCGGCTTGCCTGCCGCTGAAGCAGATCAGATGCGGCAATCAGCCTACTGGATTCTTTACTTTGCCAACTTTATTGTCGCCTTGGCCAATGGCACCGTGGAAGCAGTGATCAATCCCGTTGTAGCCACCATGTTCTCTCGCGATAAAACCAAATGGCTCAACATCCTGCACGCAGGTTGGCCCGGCGGACTGGTCCTTGCCGGCTTGCTAGTCATCGGCATGAAAAACTACGCTCCTGAGCTTCAGCTCATTCCCGATGCTCCCGTCTGGTGTACGCGAGTGCTATTGCTGGCTATTCCTGTCGTTCTGTACGGCTTATTGATGCTGGGCTGCAAATTCCCCGTTAATGAGCGTGTTGCAGCGGGAGTTTCCTACCGCGATATGCTCAAGGAAGTCGGCTTCCTGGGCGCTCTGGTGGTTACCTCACTGATCGTTTTCGAAGTGACCCGCGTTCTCGAAGGCATGGATGCAGTCAAGTTGTTCGGCGGTGCTGAGTGGAGCAAGGTGGTCTATACGCTTGAGTTAGGCAAATTCCAGTTCCCCATTGAAATGAAACTCGCTGTCAAGCTCGGCATCATTCTCGGCATCAGCCTGCTCTTCGGTCTGTGGGTACTTTCCCTGGGCCGTTTCATGTTCTTCTTCCTCATGCTAATCATGATTCCGCTGGCTATCACCGAACTGGGTACCGACACCTGGATCACCAGCCTGATGGAACCTGAAATGGCAGCCCTCGGCATCAGCATGGGTGTAGGCAAACTCGATCCGGCCTGGGTGCTCATATATACCTCAGCCATCATGATGATCCTGCGACTCTTCTTCGCAGGCCCCATCGTGCACAAGCTCACTCCGCTGGGTCTGCTCGCAGTCAGTGCCTTGATTGCCGCTGTTGGCCTGATGGCACTCTCCAAATCGACAGGCATCATGATTCTGGTGGCTGCGACCCTCTATGGTTTTGGCAAGACTTTCTTCTGGCCAACCATGCTGGGCGTGGTCTCGGAACAGTTTCCCAAGGGTGGTGCCCTCACGCTCAACATGATGGGTGGCGTGGGTATGCTTGGAGTCGGTGTGCTCGGTGCTGCCTTGCTCGGTAACATCCAGGATCAGAACATTGATTCCACACTCAAGAAAGAACACACCGCACTGCACGACAAGGTGATGGGACAGACCAAGGCGAGTCTGTTTGGCCCATATCAGCCCATCGATAATGACAAGCTGGCCAAACTCTCGGACGATGACAAAAAGACGGTCAAGGATATTCAGGATGGCTCCAAGAAGAGCGCTCTCTTCTCGCTCACTGATATTTCCGTCGTCGTCTTCCCGATCTTCATGCTCGTCTGCTACCTCATCCTGATCCTCTACTTCAAGGGCAGGGGAGGCTACAAGGCAGAACTGCTCCCCACCGGTCAACCCGCCGGCGGCTTCCACTAA
- a CDS encoding DUF1501 domain-containing protein, whose product MLTLFGRSSSTLCDGVTRRNFLKIGGLGVLAGGLNLSTLMQNEANANNKATRHKAVINVFLGGGPPHQDLFDLKMDAPSEIRGEMKPIKTNVSGIEICEVFPRLARKMNHCAVIRSVVGLRDEHASHQCFTGWPSNGPSALTALGGRPSIGAASARLLGPVDPAVPSFVGLAARTQHTPWSDPGAYGFLGPTYAPFKPDGPGMANMTLKGVSLEQLNDRRKLCSSFDGLRKEIDASGILAGADHASQRAFDVLTSSRLVDALDLSKEDPRIRDRYGDGKPYQFQYDGAPTCNEQFLIARRLIEAGVRVVTLSYGRWDSHGQNFQLVRDHGAKLDQCLSALIEDLEQRGMLNDVCIAVWGEFGRTPRINKEAGRDHWSQVSCALLAGGGLKTGQVIGSTNRLGEYAKDRPVHFADIVATLYHVLGIDTTKTTINDPTGRPQYLVEGNPVSELI is encoded by the coding sequence ATGCTCACCCTCTTTGGTCGATCCTCCTCCACGCTTTGCGATGGTGTTACTCGACGCAACTTCCTGAAAATTGGCGGATTAGGTGTATTGGCAGGTGGGCTGAACCTTTCCACCCTGATGCAGAATGAGGCCAATGCCAATAACAAGGCCACCCGACACAAAGCAGTCATCAACGTCTTTCTTGGTGGTGGGCCGCCTCATCAGGACCTTTTTGATCTGAAGATGGATGCACCTTCCGAAATTCGGGGGGAAATGAAGCCCATCAAAACCAATGTTTCGGGCATCGAAATCTGTGAGGTGTTTCCTCGGCTGGCCCGGAAGATGAATCATTGTGCAGTGATTCGTTCTGTGGTGGGCTTGCGTGATGAACATGCATCGCATCAGTGTTTTACCGGTTGGCCGAGCAATGGCCCGAGTGCCTTGACTGCTCTGGGTGGCCGGCCCAGCATCGGGGCAGCGTCAGCCAGGCTGCTGGGACCGGTTGACCCTGCGGTACCGAGTTTCGTGGGACTGGCAGCACGCACGCAGCATACCCCATGGTCAGACCCGGGTGCGTATGGCTTTCTGGGGCCAACCTATGCCCCGTTCAAGCCAGATGGCCCGGGCATGGCCAATATGACTCTCAAAGGCGTTTCCCTCGAACAACTGAATGACCGTCGCAAGCTATGCAGCAGTTTTGACGGACTGCGCAAGGAAATTGATGCTTCAGGCATCCTGGCAGGCGCTGACCACGCCAGCCAGCGTGCTTTTGATGTGCTCACCTCCAGCCGACTGGTGGATGCCCTTGATTTGTCGAAGGAAGATCCACGAATACGTGATCGCTATGGTGATGGTAAGCCCTATCAGTTCCAGTACGATGGCGCCCCAACCTGCAACGAACAATTTCTGATTGCCCGCCGTCTGATCGAAGCTGGTGTGCGTGTAGTTACTCTTAGCTATGGTCGATGGGACAGCCATGGCCAGAACTTCCAATTGGTACGAGATCATGGTGCCAAGCTGGATCAATGCCTTTCCGCATTGATAGAAGATCTGGAACAGCGGGGCATGCTGAACGATGTCTGTATCGCTGTCTGGGGCGAATTTGGCCGCACTCCCCGCATCAATAAGGAAGCAGGCCGCGATCATTGGTCACAGGTCAGTTGCGCATTGCTGGCTGGTGGAGGACTGAAAACCGGACAGGTGATCGGCTCCACGAATCGTTTGGGAGAATATGCCAAGGATCGACCGGTACATTTCGCGGACATTGTAGCCACGCTCTATCATGTGCTGGGAATCGATACCACCAAGACCACCATCAATGATCCAACCGGCAGGCCACAGTATCTGGTAGAAGGAAATCCCGTCTCTGAATTGATTTAG
- a CDS encoding PQQ-binding-like beta-propeller repeat protein has product MRNGLVLILLCIVTVALTAGDHWTEYRGNHGTGHAAPGTTLPQTWSEKENIRWKTAIHGKGWSSPVVLNNQIWLTTAPEDGKQLYAVCVDLQSGSILHNIKVFDVEKPEFCHATNSYASCSPAIEPGRVYVHFGSYGTACLDTVNGAKVWERRDFPCDHFRGPGSSVVLFEDLLLLSFDGVDQQYLAAISKTDGKTVWKKERSTDYKTSNGDNKKAYSTPGLFKINGVVQMISPGAVASMAYNPKTGEELWHVRHGGMNASARVLHGLGHFYFTTGDGPSNLIAVPDTGSAERKPTWTNTKTVPKRSSPILIDGFIYMISDAGIVTCLDASNGKELWQKRHAGNFWASPVYGDGKLFFMNQEGNTLVLAPGKEYRLLAENKLETGGNASPAIVDNSLILRTRSHLYRIADKR; this is encoded by the coding sequence ATGCGTAACGGTCTGGTACTCATCCTCTTATGCATCGTGACAGTTGCCCTCACAGCGGGTGACCATTGGACTGAATATCGTGGCAACCATGGAACTGGCCACGCTGCACCAGGTACCACGCTTCCACAAACCTGGAGTGAGAAAGAGAACATCCGATGGAAGACGGCCATTCATGGCAAAGGCTGGTCTTCACCGGTAGTTCTAAACAATCAAATCTGGCTGACCACCGCTCCGGAAGATGGCAAGCAACTATATGCCGTGTGCGTTGATCTTCAATCAGGTTCTATTCTTCACAACATCAAGGTGTTTGATGTGGAGAAGCCTGAGTTCTGCCATGCGACGAACAGCTATGCCTCCTGTTCGCCAGCCATCGAACCGGGTCGGGTGTATGTCCACTTTGGTTCATATGGCACAGCCTGCCTGGATACTGTTAATGGCGCCAAGGTTTGGGAACGTCGCGACTTTCCCTGCGATCACTTTCGCGGTCCAGGCTCTTCGGTCGTCTTATTTGAAGACCTGCTGCTATTGAGTTTTGATGGTGTGGATCAGCAGTATCTTGCTGCAATCAGTAAAACTGACGGCAAAACCGTCTGGAAGAAAGAGCGCAGCACGGACTACAAGACCAGTAACGGCGACAACAAGAAGGCCTACAGCACACCGGGATTGTTCAAGATCAACGGGGTTGTGCAGATGATCAGCCCAGGAGCAGTGGCCAGCATGGCCTATAACCCGAAAACGGGTGAAGAACTCTGGCATGTACGGCATGGTGGCATGAATGCGTCTGCCAGGGTACTGCATGGCCTGGGACACTTTTATTTCACTACAGGTGATGGCCCCAGCAATCTGATTGCTGTGCCTGATACTGGTTCTGCAGAACGTAAGCCGACATGGACCAATACTAAAACGGTTCCCAAGCGTAGTTCTCCGATTTTAATCGATGGCTTCATTTACATGATCAGCGATGCAGGTATTGTAACCTGTCTCGATGCCAGCAATGGCAAGGAACTCTGGCAGAAACGGCATGCAGGTAACTTCTGGGCCTCGCCGGTCTATGGAGATGGAAAGCTGTTTTTCATGAATCAGGAAGGCAACACACTGGTGCTGGCTCCGGGCAAGGAATACCGCTTATTAGCGGAAAATAAGCTGGAAACCGGTGGCAATGCCTCACCTGCTATTGTTGATAACAGTTTGATACTTCGCACGAGAAGCCATTTGTACCGGATTGCGGATAAACGATGA